The proteins below come from a single Balaenoptera ricei isolate mBalRic1 chromosome 17, mBalRic1.hap2, whole genome shotgun sequence genomic window:
- the ZHX1 gene encoding zinc fingers and homeoboxes protein 1: MASRRKSTTPCMVLASEQDPDLELISDLDEGPPVLTPVENTRAESISSDEEVHESVDSDNQQNKKVEGGYECKYCTFQTPDLNMFTFHVDSEHPNVVLNSSYVCVECNFLTKRYDALSEHNLKYHPGEENFKLTMVKRNNQTIFEQTINDLTFDGSFVKEENSEQAESTEVSSSGISISKTPIMKMMKNKVENKRITVHHNSVEDVPEEKENEIKPDREGTVENPSSSASESNTSTSIVNRIHPNTASTVVTPAAVLPGLAQVITAVSAQQNSNLIPKVLIPVNSIPTYNAALDNNPLLLNTYNKFPYPTMSEITVLSAQAKYTEEQIKIWFSAQRLKHGVSWTPEEVEEARRKQFNGTVHTVPQTITVIPTHISTGSNGLPSILQTCQIVGQPGLVLTQVAGTNTLPVAAPIALTVAGVPNQTNAQKSQLPAAQPTAETKPAAAGAPSSQLVKNETAVANPDAFGVRAKKTKEQLAELKVSYLKNQFPHDSEIIRLMKITGLTKGEIKKWFSDTRYNQRNSKSNQCLHLNNDSSATIIIDSSDETTESPTVVTSQQKQSWNPFPDFTPQKFKEKTAEQLRALQASFLNSSVLTEEELNRLRAQTKLTRREIDAWFTEKKKSKALKEEKGEIEESNAGSSKEETGETSPGDESSAPKSGSTGKICKKTPEQLHMLKSAFVRTQWPSPEEYDKLAEESGLARTDIVSWFGDTRYAWKNGNLKWYYYYQSANSSSMNGLSSLRKRGRGRPKGRGRGRPRGRPRGSKRMNNWDRGPSLIKFKTGTAILKDYYLKHKFLNEQDLDELVNKSHMGYEQVREWFAERQRRSELGIELFEENEEEDEVIDDQEEDEEETDDSDTWEPPRHVKRKLSKSDD, translated from the coding sequence ATGGCAAGCAGGCGAAAATCCACAACACCCTGCATGGTCCTAGCCAGTGAACAGGATCCAGACCTCGAGTTGATATCAGATTTGGATGAAGGTCCTCCTGTACTTACACCTGTAGAAAACACCAGAGCAGAGAGTATCTCAAGTGATGAAGAAGTTCATGAATCCGTGGACTCTGACaatcagcaaaataaaaaagttgaAGGTGGCTATGAATGTAAATATTGTACTTTTCAAACTCCAGATCTAAATATGTTTACTTTTCATGTGGATTCAGAACATCCCAATGTAGTGCTAAATTCATCCTATGTTTGTGTCGAATGCAATTTTCTTACCAAAAGGTATGATGCACTTTCCGAGCATAATCTGAAATATCACCCAGGAGAAGAAAATTTCAAGTTGACTATGGTGAAACGAAATAACCAGACAATCTttgaacaaacaataaatgatctGACTTTTGATGGTAGTTTTGTTAAAGAGGAGAATTCAGAGCAAGCTGAATCGACAGAAGTTTCTTCTTCGGGAATATCTATCAGTAAAACTCCTATcatgaaaatgatgaaaaataaagtgGAGAACAAACGGATTACAGTTCATCATAATTCAGTTGAGGACGTTccggaagagaaagagaatgaaatcaaACCAGACCGTGAAGGAACTGTGGAAAATCCAAGTTCTTCAGCTTCTGAATCGAATACAAGTACTTCCATTGTAAACAGAATACATCCAAATACTGCCAGCACAGTTGTGACCCCAGCAGCAGTTCTTCCTGGGTTAGCACAGGTTATCACTGCTGTATCAGCTCAGCAGAATTCCAATTTGATTCCCAAAGTCCTCATCCCTGTTAATAGCATTCCTACCTACAATGCTGCATTGGATAACAACCCCCTTTTGCTTAACACCTACAACAAATTCCCTTATCCAACAATGTCAGAAATTACTGTTCTTTCTGCCCAAGCAAAatatacagaggaacagatcaagATATGGTTTTCAGCCCAACGTCTAAAACATGGTGTTAGCTGGACTCCCGAGGAAGTAGAGGAGGCGAGAAGAAAACAATTCAACGGAACAGTCCACACTGTACCTCAGACCATAACTGTCATCCCCACCCACATTTCCACAGGGAGTAATGGTTTACCATCCATCTTACAGACATGCCAAATAGTTGGCCAGCCAGGTCTGGTCCTTACCCAAGTGGCTGGCACGAATACCTTGCCAGTAGCAGCACCTATAGCCTTGACAGTGGCAGGGGTTCCAAATCAAACAAACGCACAGAAAAGTCAGCTCCCGGCCGCTCAGCCTACTGCAGAGACCaagccagcagcagcaggagcccCATCCTCTCAGCTTGTAAAAAATGAAACCGCAGTGGCGAACCCTGATGCGTTCGGCGTTCGGGCAAAAAAGACTAAAGAGCAACTGGCAGAATTAAAAGTTAGCTACCTAAAGAATCAGTTTCCCCATGATTCCGAAATTATCAGACTTATGAAAATCACAGGGCTGACAAAAGGAGAGATTAAAAAATGGTTTAGTGACACAAGGTACAACCAGAGAAATTCAAAGAGTAATCAGTGCTTACATCTCAACAATGATTCCTCCGCCACTATTATCATAGACTCCAGTGATGAAACCACGGAATCCCCAACTGTTGTTACTTCACAGCAGAAACAATCCTGGAATCCTTTTCCAGACTTTACTCCCCAAAAGTTTAAAGAGAAGACGGCAGAGCAGCTTCGTGCCCTACAGGCAAGTTTTCTCAACAGCTCTGTACTTACAGAAGAAGAATTAAATAGGTTAAGAGCGCAAACCAAACTTACCAGAAGGGAAATTGATGCTTGGTTTacagagaagaagaaatcaaaagctttaaaggaagagaaaggagaaatagaggaaAGCAATGCAGGTAGTTCCAAAGAAGAAACTGGAGAAACTTCTCCTGGAGATGAGTCTAGTGCACCTAAGTCAGGGAGTACGGGCAAAATATGTAAAAAGACACCCGAGCAGTTGCACATGCTTAAAAGCGCATTTGTCCGAACACAGTGGCCGTCGCCAGAAGAGTATGACAAATTGGCTGAAGAAAGCGGGCTTGCTAGAACAGACATAGTTAGTTGGTTTGGGGACACCCGTTACGCTTGGAAAAATGGAAACTTGAAATGGTACTACTACTATCAAAGCGCCAATTCAAGCAGTATGAATGGTCTGTCTTCTCTtagaaaaagggggagagggagacccaaaggaaggggaagaggaagaccTCGCGGGCGGCCCAGAGGAAGCAAGAGAATGAACAACTGGGACAGGGGGCCGTCCCTCATCAAATTTAAAACTGGAACTGCAATACTTAAGGATTATTACCTGAAGCACAAATTTCTTAATGAGCAAGACCTCGATGAACTTGTTAACAAATCACATATGGGCTACGAGCAGGTCAGAGAATGGTTTGCTGAAAGACAGAGAAGATCAGAGTTAGGTATAGAATTATTTGAGGAAAATGAGGAGGAAGATGAAGTTATTGATGATCAGGAAGAGGatgaagaagaaacagatgaCAGTGACACTTGGGAACCCCCACGACATGTGAAGCGGAAACTTTCTAAATCAGATGACTGA